One Paroedura picta isolate Pp20150507F chromosome 3, Ppicta_v3.0, whole genome shotgun sequence genomic window carries:
- the SHFL gene encoding shiftless antiviral inhibitor of ribosomal frameshifting protein: MHRDRHEELELEKSVRRLREKFYGKVTIKDAVVLMRQLANNHDLACKRIILCKDQIESDIEEEDEQDLANDLVALKLIDKLKKEEEQKKQKPKNDPKNDQKIQDVARQLKVLPLTERNVRMFNNAQDNLIPPSDCQFSCQRCDAMWWRRVPKRKQVSRCHRCKARYDPVPADKMWGTGEFHCSNCGRTFKGLAQMGTPSPCYICHSPVYPIRIIPPRKIPGPRTRQQHSCFAEDCYNRKEPHVPGTHCVHPRSRMKRGLPKVIHPCQQHVSTGSTVATCLSQGSLAQFDIDDLIMDDLQELDEDEGSSS, from the exons CTGGAGAAAAGTGTCCGTCGGCTGCGGGAGAAGTTCTATGGGAAGGTGACCATCAAGGATGCCGTGGTCTTGATGCGGCAGTTAGCCAACAATCATGATTTGGCCTGCAAGCGCATAATTCTTTGCAAGGACCAGATAGAGTCAG ATATAGAGGAGGAAGACGAGCAGGATCTGGCCAACGACCTGGTGGCTTTG aaACTGATAGACAAACTGAAgaaagaagaggagcagaagaaaCAG AAACCAAAGAACGACCCTAAAAATGACCAAAAAATCCAG GACGTGGCTCGCCAGCTGAAAGTGCTGCCTTTGACGGAGAGGAACGTCCGCATGTTCAACAACGCCCAAGACAACCTCATCCCTCCCTCGGACTGCCAGTTCTCCTGCCAGCGCTGCGATGCGATGTGGTGGCGTCGCGTCCCAAAGCGGAAGCAG GTTTCCCGTTGCCACCGGTGCAAGGCCCGCTACGACCCAGTGCCGGCTGATAAGATGTGGGGCACCGGCGAATTCCACTGCTCGAATTGCGGACGAACCTTCAA GGGCTTAGCTCAGATGGGGACCCCGTCTCCCTGCTACATTTGCCATTCCCCCGTATACCCGATCCGCATCATTCCGCCACGCAAGATCCCAGGACCACGGACCCGGCAACAACATTCGTGCTTCGCTGAGGACTGCTACAACCGCAAAG aGCCCCACGTTCCGGGGACCCACTGCGTGCACCCTCGGAGCCGGATGAAGCGGGGCTTGCCAAAGGTCATCCATCCCTGCCAGCAGCACGTCAGCACGGGCTCCACCGTGGCCACCTGCTTGAGCCAGGGCAGCCTGGCCCAGTTCGACATCGACGACCTCATCATGGATGATCTGCAGGAGCTGGACGAAGACGAGGGGAGCAGCAGTTAA